The DNA window agtgctgccctcgcatgAAATTTTccgagcgtgtcctggaagctcgccTAAGGAAAATTGTtggcgtttcactcaaccagtgcagctttgtgaaggactgcagcactatagatgctatccatgctctccgtatcctcctggagaaacatcgagatgGGAatcgcagtgtgcatcttgcttttctcgatctcgagaaagctttcgaccgtgttccacatgagctgttatggatgtccatgaagtcgcatagagtaccagaagaatatgtgcggtggacgaagctgctttatgcaaAGCCTGCCAGCATTGTgcgatgtgctgctggaacaagcaggccattccctgtacaagtaggggttcatcagggttcatccctctcacccctgctgttcatact is part of the Necator americanus strain Aroian chromosome V, whole genome shotgun sequence genome and encodes:
- a CDS encoding hypothetical protein (NECATOR_CHRV.G19067.T1), yielding MKFSERVLEARLRKIVGVSLNQCSFVKDCSTIDAIHALRILLEKHRDGNRSVHLAFLDLEKAFDRVPHELLWMSMKSHRVPEEYVRWTKLLYAKPASIVRCAAGTSRPFPVQVGVHQGSSLSPLLFILSMDTITKGIQKQPAPVDPTLCRRCHARVGVSR